One genomic segment of Actinoplanes ianthinogenes includes these proteins:
- the fliE gene encoding flagellar hook-basal body complex protein FliE, translating to MTSAINPIGGLSGFSGISGISGMSGISDNLDLDEAAKTASPNTDFARMLSKGLESVQASQTKASDLAVQVANGQLQDPAQYTMAATEASLGLQMTLAVRNKAVEAFQEIMRMQA from the coding sequence ATGACTTCGGCGATCAATCCGATCGGCGGGCTCTCCGGCTTCAGCGGAATCTCCGGAATTTCGGGTATGTCAGGGATCTCCGACAACCTGGATCTCGACGAGGCCGCCAAGACCGCCAGCCCCAACACCGACTTCGCCCGCATGTTGTCCAAGGGCCTGGAGAGCGTCCAGGCCTCCCAGACCAAGGCGAGCGATCTCGCCGTCCAGGTGGCCAACGGGCAGTTGCAGGACCCCGCCCAGTACACGATGGCCGCCACCGAGGCGTCGCTCGGCCTCCAGATGACGCTGGCCGTCCGCAACAAGGCCGTCGAGGCGTTCCAAGAGATCATGAGGATGCAGGCCTGA
- a CDS encoding flagellar basal body rod protein FlgC: protein MSIFNAIGVAGTGVTVYRKWLDAVSDNIANMNNTSRTSENAFQARYVQARAAQDGNGAEVAGVQLGNAEGILAYEPDNPLADSEGYVRRPDIDMGSQMAQMIMAQRSYQANLSVVDRARDAYTAAINLGK from the coding sequence ATGAGCATCTTCAACGCCATCGGGGTCGCGGGAACCGGCGTCACGGTCTACCGCAAGTGGCTCGACGCGGTCTCCGACAACATCGCGAACATGAACAACACCAGCCGTACCTCCGAGAACGCGTTCCAGGCCCGCTACGTGCAGGCCCGCGCCGCGCAGGACGGCAACGGCGCCGAGGTGGCCGGGGTGCAGCTCGGCAACGCCGAGGGCATCCTGGCCTACGAACCGGACAACCCGCTCGCCGACTCCGAGGGGTACGTCCGCCGGCCGGACATCGACATGGGTAGCCAGATGGCTCAGATGATCATGGCGCAGCGCTCCTACCAGGCCAACCTCTCGGTGGTCGACCGGGCCCGGGACGCGTACACCGCCGCCATCAACCTCGGGAAGTGA